In Miscanthus floridulus cultivar M001 chromosome 5, ASM1932011v1, whole genome shotgun sequence, one genomic interval encodes:
- the LOC136451684 gene encoding uncharacterized protein — protein MAVARLLNKPPKARSLWILVRRLLLGKGRNKPPPPAAAEEDGEGEKSGLLSRSSLEQLLVMTDDCDPGDDGGAKKHGQPVAVLLPALARPEAAPAAAVSPAASDAHRGAPAVHRRFMFGGFRRRLLMRRPWRPMLVAIPE, from the coding sequence ATGGCCGTAGCAAGGCTGCTCAACAAGCCACCGAAGGCGAGGAGCTTGTGGATCCTCGTGCGCCGCCTCCTCCTCGGCAAAGGCCGCaacaagccgccgccgccggcggccgcgGAGGAGGATGGCGAGGGGGAGAAGAGCGGCCTCCTGAGTCGAAGCTCCTTGGAGCAGCTCCTCGTGATGACGGATGACTGCGACCCTGGCGACGATGGCGGCGCCAAGAAGCACGGCCAGCCGGTGGCGGTGCTGCTGCCGGCGCTGGCTCGGCCAGAGGCGGCTCCGGCGGCTGCGGTGTCGCCGGCAGCTAGTGACGCGCACCGTGGCGCACCGGCCGTGCACCGGAGGTTCATGTTCGGCGGGTTCCGCCGCCGGCTGCTCATGCGGCGCCCCTGGCGGCCGATGCTCGTCGCCATCCCGGAGTGA